One genomic window of Candidatus Minimicrobia sp. QA0096 includes the following:
- the sbcB gene encoding exodeoxyribonuclease I, with protein sequence MAQTFFFYDLETSGLNPRQDRIMQFAGQRTDMDLQPIGESYNILVTLNDDTLPSPDALMVTGITPQKTVEEGYTEAQFARMLSEEIFTPDTIAVGFNNIRFDDEFIRHLFWRNFYDPYEWTWKDGRSRWDLLDVVRLTRALRPEGIEWPIDDKGEPSNRLELITKANGIEHENAHDALADVTALIAVTKLIKQNQPQMYDYLLKMRDKKLVQKLVNVDDKKPFVYASGRYDKELAKTTVAFPLTTSRNGGVIVYDLRYDPTPFVDLSVEELSAKIFATWEERQAEDFVKLPVKELQYNRCPAVSPLGVLTQGDGWKKISLDAETVQKHQDILLSHPDFAERLRSIFENKPEFKKMTDPEAQLYDGFLDNSDRVRVEAVRNAGERELADFHPDFQDERLSPLLLHYKARSFPNLLSEDELRQWEEWRTEHLQAQMPQFMKSLQRLAPSATDEQQFILQELQLWLESVLPSVDA encoded by the coding sequence AGCCGATTGGTGAATCGTACAATATTCTCGTGACGTTGAATGACGATACGCTGCCGAGTCCTGATGCGTTGATGGTGACGGGTATAACGCCGCAAAAAACTGTCGAAGAAGGCTATACTGAGGCTCAATTTGCGCGTATGTTAAGCGAGGAAATATTTACGCCTGATACGATTGCTGTTGGATTTAATAATATCCGTTTTGACGACGAGTTTATTCGTCATTTGTTTTGGCGGAATTTTTACGATCCATATGAGTGGACTTGGAAAGACGGTCGATCCAGATGGGATTTGTTGGACGTGGTGCGCTTGACCAGGGCGCTTCGACCTGAGGGAATTGAGTGGCCAATTGACGATAAAGGTGAGCCGAGCAACCGCCTGGAGCTCATCACGAAAGCTAATGGTATAGAACATGAAAATGCCCATGACGCGCTGGCTGACGTGACCGCGTTGATTGCTGTGACTAAATTGATTAAACAGAACCAGCCGCAAATGTACGACTATTTGCTGAAAATGCGCGATAAGAAATTGGTTCAGAAACTGGTGAATGTCGATGATAAAAAACCTTTTGTTTATGCGAGTGGTCGTTATGATAAAGAATTAGCCAAAACGACTGTGGCTTTTCCGCTAACCACGAGTCGAAATGGTGGCGTGATTGTTTATGATTTGCGTTACGATCCGACGCCGTTTGTTGATCTGAGCGTTGAGGAATTGTCGGCGAAGATATTTGCAACATGGGAAGAAAGGCAAGCTGAGGATTTCGTTAAATTGCCAGTTAAGGAATTGCAATATAATCGCTGCCCGGCAGTTTCGCCACTTGGCGTGTTGACTCAGGGCGATGGCTGGAAGAAGATTTCTCTGGATGCGGAAACTGTACAGAAGCACCAAGATATTTTACTTTCTCATCCAGATTTTGCCGAAAGGCTGCGTAGTATATTTGAAAATAAGCCAGAGTTTAAGAAAATGACCGACCCGGAAGCGCAATTATACGATGGATTTTTGGACAATAGCGATCGAGTTCGCGTTGAAGCTGTGCGTAATGCTGGCGAGCGCGAGTTGGCTGATTTTCATCCGGATTTTCAGGATGAGCGATTGTCGCCACTATTGTTGCATTATAAAGCACGAAGTTTCCCTAATTTGCTGAGTGAAGATGAGTTGCGACAATGGGAGGAATGGCGCACTGAGCATTTACAGGCGCAAATGCCGCAATTTATGAAATCTCTGCAACGATTAGCGCCTAGTGCGACCGACGAACAGCAGTTTATTTTGCAAGAACTACAGTTATGGCTGGAATCTGTCCTGCCTTCTGTTGACGCCTGA